The nucleotide window CGAGCTCCAGTAATTGCTGTTTTACATCAATGAAAAGAAAGTTCATTCTTTGTATTGAACCAAGAGCTTTTTTTGGTACAAAGGCGCATCACACAACTAAGATTTGAATCCTAGAGCTAAAGACCCTCTTAAAGGTGGCTACATGAACCGAGTTAAACCTTTGGTTTTGTACCAAATCAAGAGTTGAACGAGAATCCAGTCGAACCATACCAAATGAATAAGCTTCTTTCCTTTTAAAAGACAATTTAAGAAGATAAAGACAACATAACATACCTCATATGACATGCTATCAATATCAAGCCTCCAGTCGCTAAATCGATCACGTGAATCTAATCTTCCGCCCACTAGAAAGTTGTTCTGCAGCATCATTATCTACACCAGCAGCCACCAACAGTTTGACATGGAAATTAAACAAAGATAAATTTCCTATCTGACTTAGAATCCAACTAATACAACGCACAGCCAACCTCAAGGTTTGGGCCTTCAAGGTCTGGGGCCTCAACCTTTGCCAATGGTGCCAAGGCCTCATTGGCACTTAATGAATCTTTTTTGAATGGTAAACATTACTCTCAAAATAAGGATCTCAACCATTCCTTCATTACTTACAATAGTAGGACTTAAATGTGAGAGTCAAATGTGTACATACCTCAGCAAGCCCCTCTGGAGAAGGATGTCGAGCATGGCGATAGTATCTAGATCCGAAGAAATCAGGTTCAGGACGCGATGAGATGAAGGCTGAATCAGAATCAAGAAATGAGAGTGTTTCGGAATTTACAGTCCGCCTTGCTATATACGAAGGCTGTCAACATAGATGAAATGAAATCAGCCAGCATAAAAACGAAGTTACATCCAAAATTATAATACAAAAGAATACTGATCATGCAGAAAGGAGAATACCAAATCAGATGAACAAACATTTACATGCTTATCAAAAGCTGTATAAGACTGTCACCTAATTTGATAGGGTCCATGATAGGCTTTAAAATCCAAAGATATTACCTTTCATCACTAACAAAGCTAAATTATAAATGCTTCTTTAACACACTAAGAAAGCACTAAATAAGAAACATTACCAAATCCAAAGAAAAGAAATGTACCATAAAAAATTAAGGTTAAATCACTATTTGAAGCCTGAATATGACAACTACTCCCACATTGGAACCTGAATTTTTTTTGGTCTTAGTCAGTCCCTAAACTTGGTAATTTTTCCCATATTAGGGCCTGGACTAGGCAATTGCTCCTGCATTGGGGCCTGAAcctttttttgtccaagttagtccctgaacttggCAATTGGTGTTACATTAAGGCCTGAACTTTAGGGATTTCAAGGAAATATCAAGgactaacttggacaaaaaaaagtTCAGGCCCCAATGTGGGAATAATTGTCAAGTTTAAGGACTAACTTAGAAAAAAACAGTTCAACAATTGCCAAGTTCAGGCTATTTAAccctaaaaaaataattaaaaccaaAAGACCCCCAAGAATTTAAGTGGTTGTTGTGTCACTAATGAATTTCAACAAATAtattaagaataaaaataaattcagaAAAAGTAAGTATGAAACAGGTTGTAAAGTGCCAAGATCACCTATATGCTTGCTTCAAATGCAAATAAAGAACCAACTTAAGGCACAATAAAGCTTTCAGAAATTGCGATTTGTTCATTCATAATGAGCAAATCTGTGGGGTATAtctaaattattaaaaacataaaGTGTTTCCTAAAGAAGTTTTAGGCAGGGATCAATTAACATTCACAATGAATTGAATGAATGGCCAAAAAAGTGTTCATAAATATCAAAAGGATGCATGGGCTAAGCACCAAAAAGGGGGGGAAAAGGACCTAATTCTAGTGCCAAAtccagaaaataataataataataacctacACAACATTAATTAAATGAAGTCCAAATTGTACTAAAGCATAGAAATTAGCCTCCTAAGGTCCCAAAACTCATAAAGAACTCATCCAATGACATGATATGTAATCCCTAAAAGAAATAACCATATATGTAGCATAAAAGGATGGATATACCCCCCTGTGGTTGACCTTTTCAACATCAATCTTCCCTCTAGCAGGCACATTTCTCCTTGTAGCAACACGATCCACAGAGCCAACAGCATCAGCTGAAAACCCAATTCCAGGTCCACACCAAACATCTTGAATCACTCCACAACTAATGTTATAACCACTTCCTTCATTCAAAAGCACACcttgttgatgatgatgatgatgcaccTTATGGCTGTTGTTGCTCTCATTGCCAACAACAAGTTTActacttttcttctttttcttcttcttcttcttttcttgctcctgctgctgctgctgctgctgctgctgtgttttctttttcttctttactTTCTTAGTTTCCCAATCGGCTGATGTACGTATCATGGCTGGCACCGACACTTGTTGTGATGTAGATGCGGTGCAACCAAGTCCTCTAAGAGCAGACTGACTAAAAGGATTGGTTTTCTTTTTGGTTGTGTCATTGTTGgaggagaggaaaagagaggaaatgGTGGATTTAGAACGAGTGGATTGGATTAAAGATGGGATTTCTGACACTGGGTCTGGATCTGTTTCTGTCGTGTTGATTTGGTTCCTGGCTGGTCGTCTTAGTTTTAGATGTTCTGCTATTGTggaacaagaagaagaagaagcagaaACAGAAACAGAAGCTGAGGTTTCTGTAAGAAATGGCATGGCTATTGTTTTGGTTGGGTTGGGTTGTTCTGCAACAGAGAAAGAGAATGTTAATAATGAAAAATAACAGATTGAAGGATTAGAGGAGGGGAGAAGAAGAAGATGGAGTGAGTTATGAGGTTCgtctttttccttttcctttttattgCATTGAATTTTGATTGGATTTGATGAGGGTCAATTTTTTAGAGCACCACTCTGGTTTATGTTGATTTATTTGTGGtttattctttttaattaaataaattctcaaaaaattaaaaataaaagaaaactattttaacagttaatttaattattttttttagctTTATGTAATCAGTTCAACTTTTTACTGTGGTTTTGGTGTTACGagtgaaattatattttgttttatttattaaaattatatttattttactattaaaaattaaaatagataataaaatgACCAAACAGTAATACACAGCatgttatgtatgttttatgttataatacaaaaattagattttaataataaaatagataaattttaataaaacaactaattaattttttaatttaatatataaaaattaatttatctaattttattAGATAAAAAATCCTCCATATTGTATTTACTTTATTGAGATTTTGTTATTCATTTGTTGTTAGGTGGGGGTATGATAAGTCATGTTTTGGGAATTAGTAGGGATTTAGCTATCAGACAGAAGGCTGCCACTGTGTCCTTTGGAATCTGTAATATGTAAGTAAACCTATGTTCTTTTCTCATACAGAaaagtttaattatttatttaagctTAAAACTGAGACTAAGTATTGTTAGAGAAAAGGGTTTAAAGTCACAGCCTATTTGTCTTTTTCAACAAAAGTTAGGTTGAGGCTATGATATTTTGTGGGTATTTTCACTCTTTTCTTTTTAGGGTTAGGAAGCCAAGAAATGCATCTATGAAATTGGGAATAGAGTCTTCAAAAAGTCAGATCTGTGGGGTCTGTTTCAACTGACCCTACAAAACCAAAATTCAATACACCAAATAAATAAGGTTAAAATTGCCTTTAATTCCCTTTATTCTTTATATATCTGAAATTGAGTCCCTCAACTTTTCAGatttaaaaggttaaaatatgtttcaAGTCTTTATACTcttcaaaaatttgaaatttggtccctttatttttatttagatttcaaaattcaaatttaattgtCAATACTGTTAAATTCATtggtgtgatattttgaaatttaaaaaaaaaacttatttggTTACCGCATAATAAAAAAATGAGATTGTAATGAACTTAAATTTAGCAAAAGAATTTTAACAATGTTGACaattggatttgaattttgaaatctgaaagTAGAAGAATTAAATTTCTTTGAATGAAAGTAGAGcgactaaatttcaaatatacgAACAATATAGGAGCTTGGAGTATTTTTTTTTAACCGATTTAAAAGTGCAAGTGTTTTTATTAACACAATATTGTCAAATTTAAGTTCATTGCAACATCTTTTTTATTAGTTACATGGCTATCAAGGgagtatttttatttcaaaatatcaaaTTATCAAATTTAGTAGAAAAAGTTTTAACAATTgtacttgaattttaaaatttaaaaagtagagagactaaattctaaatatacaaaTAATATAAGGGCTTGGAGCAtattttaaccaatttaaaatgTAAATCTAATTATTAACATAGTTAAAATTCTTTTGTCAAATTCAAGTTAACAAAAAGTTTAACAATTGGaccttaatttaaaaattaaa belongs to Gossypium arboreum isolate Shixiya-1 chromosome 7, ASM2569848v2, whole genome shotgun sequence and includes:
- the LOC108486608 gene encoding uncharacterized protein LOC108486608 isoform X1; translated protein: MPFLTETSASVSVSASSSSCSTIAEHLKLRRPARNQINTTETDPDPVSEIPSLIQSTRSKSTISSLFLSSNNDTTKKKTNPFSQSALRGLGCTASTSQQVSVPAMIRTSADWETKKVKKKKKTQQQQQQQQQEQEKKKKKKKKKSSKLVVGNESNNSHKVHHHHHQQGVLLNEGSGYNISCGVIQDVWCGPGIGFSADAVGSVDRVATRRNVPARGKIDVEKVNHRGPSYIARRTVNSETLSFLDSDSAFISSRPEPDFFGSRYYRHARHPSPEGLAEIMMLQNNFLVGGRLDSRDRFSDWRLDIDSMSYEQLLELGEKIGHVNTGLKEDEISRCLRKMKGSVMNDLPVSVNMNVDRKCSICQEEYEANEEMGKLYCGHSFHIQCIKQWLVHKNTCPVCKTEATAQC
- the LOC108486608 gene encoding uncharacterized protein LOC108486608 isoform X2, which translates into the protein MPFLTETSASVSVSASSSSCSTIAEHLKLRRPARNQINTTETDPDPVSEIPSLIQSTRSKSTISSLFLSSNNDTTKKKTNPFSQSALRGLGCTASTSQQVSVPAMIRTSADWETKKVKKKKKTQQQQQQQQQEQEKKKKKKKKKSSKLVVGNESNNSHKVHHHHHQQGVLLNEGSGYNISCGVIQDVWCGPGIGFSADAVGSVDRVATRRNVPARGKIDVEKPSYIARRTVNSETLSFLDSDSAFISSRPEPDFFGSRYYRHARHPSPEGLAEIMMLQNNFLVGGRLDSRDRFSDWRLDIDSMSYEQLLELGEKIGHVNTGLKEDEISRCLRKMKGSVMNDLPVSVNMNVDRKCSICQEEYEANEEMGKLYCGHSFHIQCIKQWLVHKNTCPVCKTEATAQC